A window from Trinickia violacea encodes these proteins:
- a CDS encoding ATP-binding protein — protein sequence MKLPLPQSLTAQFTLVVACLAALVVAVGATTLYSLAGSAHAIRQLADERLARLEEAQDLAQRTLLIERLALQLSNDYTVDAVRETYRHVIEQLASFDSLVDRLASATASEDVGVDALAIHRSSQRFRNTVNVVAQLRENALAAGAAPAPTPRSGVSLASLEDDLRRQADALTAAAHQQSDYFTRDYRQAVQDLAEHSDRTSAWVGAEVAMSLLLAWLIARVFLGRHVVERLDRVSHALRHGEAGDGPSGVPVHGGDEIADMARAVEQFLEDRRQRRQAEDALKALNAELEARVAQRTAELSTALDGLTAEIAERQRAEAAARASEHFLDSIVENIPDMIFVKDAATLHYVRFNKAGEQLLGYQREELIGKSDRELFPPDEAAFFVLKDRAVFESRQMVDVPEETVHTRHGPRLVHTMKMPILDVRGEPRFLLGISRDITDHKHAEEELRRYREHLEDMIRERTAELAVAKEHADAANRAKSDFLAHMSHELRTPLNGILGYAQILKCDKGLDQRQTDGIMVIQRSGEHLLAIINDILDMAKIEAGKVELHLSDIALDRFIDFLADTIRVKALEKGLAFACEMAPDLPVGVRVDEQRLRQVLLNLLSNAIKFTEEGSVHLRVGFLPPGRLRFDVRDTGIGIEETRLETIFQPFEQASDMRHRFGGTGLGLAISRQLVRLMGGEIRVESRRGAGSLFWFELEVPVVAPPPIVAPPEWTVSGYKGPRKTILVVDDVAENRAVAVDMLGPLGFLMAQASNGLEALEKVKALRPALVLMDVVMPCMDGIEATRRLRDMPQFRDLAIIAVSAGASGSDAAKSLAAGADAFLTKPIDLSGLLSHIARLLNIEWSDETADAQAVEMDSAAAPAADLFTGTLIAPPPDEIEALHHLARLGDMRAILQHAARLSELDERYRPFADHLCQLAKDYRSKAILSFVKRYLAVVR from the coding sequence GTGAAACTACCGCTCCCCCAATCGCTCACCGCGCAATTCACGCTCGTGGTCGCCTGCCTGGCGGCTCTGGTGGTCGCGGTCGGGGCCACGACGCTCTATTCGCTGGCCGGCTCGGCTCACGCGATCCGCCAGTTGGCCGACGAGCGGCTCGCGCGCTTGGAGGAGGCGCAGGACCTGGCGCAGCGTACGCTGCTGATCGAGCGCCTGGCGCTGCAGCTGTCGAATGACTATACCGTCGACGCCGTGCGCGAGACCTATCGGCATGTCATCGAGCAGCTGGCCAGCTTCGACAGCCTGGTGGACCGCCTGGCCTCGGCGACCGCGAGCGAAGACGTCGGCGTCGACGCGCTGGCGATCCATCGGTCGAGCCAGCGCTTCCGCAACACGGTCAACGTCGTGGCACAGCTGCGCGAAAACGCGCTGGCCGCCGGCGCCGCGCCGGCGCCCACGCCGCGTTCCGGCGTGTCGTTGGCGAGCCTCGAGGACGATCTGCGCCGCCAAGCCGACGCCCTGACCGCCGCGGCACACCAGCAGTCGGACTATTTCACGCGCGACTACCGCCAAGCGGTCCAGGACCTGGCCGAACACTCGGACCGCACGAGCGCGTGGGTCGGCGCCGAAGTGGCGATGAGCCTGCTGCTCGCCTGGCTGATCGCCCGCGTATTCCTCGGCCGTCATGTCGTGGAACGGTTGGACCGGGTCAGCCACGCGCTGCGGCACGGCGAAGCCGGGGACGGCCCATCCGGCGTCCCCGTGCACGGCGGCGACGAAATTGCCGACATGGCGCGCGCCGTCGAGCAGTTCCTCGAAGACCGGCGCCAGCGCAGGCAGGCCGAGGACGCATTGAAGGCGCTCAACGCCGAACTCGAGGCGCGCGTCGCGCAGCGCACGGCCGAGCTCAGCACCGCGCTCGACGGCCTGACGGCCGAGATCGCCGAACGACAGCGTGCCGAAGCGGCCGCGCGAGCCAGCGAGCATTTCCTGGACAGCATCGTCGAGAACATCCCGGACATGATCTTCGTGAAGGATGCGGCGACGCTGCACTACGTGCGCTTCAACAAGGCCGGAGAGCAGCTGCTCGGTTATCAGCGCGAGGAACTCATCGGCAAGTCCGATCGCGAGCTGTTTCCGCCCGACGAGGCCGCTTTCTTCGTACTGAAGGATCGTGCCGTGTTCGAATCGCGCCAGATGGTCGACGTGCCGGAGGAGACGGTTCATACGCGTCACGGGCCGCGACTCGTGCACACGATGAAGATGCCGATCCTCGACGTGCGCGGCGAACCGCGCTTCCTGCTCGGCATCTCGCGCGACATCACGGATCACAAGCATGCCGAAGAGGAACTGCGGCGCTATCGCGAGCACCTCGAAGACATGATCCGCGAACGGACGGCCGAACTGGCCGTCGCCAAAGAGCATGCCGACGCGGCCAACCGCGCCAAGAGCGACTTTCTCGCGCACATGAGCCACGAGTTGCGCACGCCGTTGAACGGGATTCTGGGCTACGCGCAGATCCTCAAGTGCGACAAGGGCCTCGATCAGCGCCAGACCGACGGGATCATGGTGATCCAGCGCAGCGGCGAACACCTGCTCGCGATCATCAATGACATCCTGGACATGGCCAAAATCGAGGCCGGCAAAGTGGAGCTCCACCTCTCCGACATTGCGCTCGACCGCTTCATCGACTTCCTTGCCGATACGATCCGGGTGAAGGCATTGGAAAAGGGCTTGGCCTTCGCTTGCGAGATGGCGCCCGATCTGCCCGTCGGCGTGCGGGTCGACGAACAACGGCTGCGCCAGGTGCTGCTCAATCTGCTCTCCAATGCGATCAAATTCACCGAGGAAGGCAGCGTGCATCTGCGCGTCGGTTTCCTGCCGCCCGGGCGGCTGCGCTTCGACGTGCGGGACACCGGCATCGGCATCGAAGAGACGCGCCTGGAGACGATCTTCCAGCCTTTCGAGCAAGCGAGCGACATGCGGCACCGGTTCGGCGGGACGGGGCTGGGCCTCGCCATCAGCCGGCAGCTCGTGCGCTTGATGGGCGGCGAGATCCGCGTCGAGAGCCGCCGCGGCGCCGGCAGCCTCTTCTGGTTCGAGCTCGAGGTTCCGGTGGTGGCGCCTCCGCCGATTGTCGCTCCGCCCGAATGGACGGTCAGCGGCTACAAGGGGCCGCGCAAGACCATCCTGGTCGTGGACGACGTGGCGGAGAACCGTGCCGTGGCGGTCGATATGCTCGGCCCCCTCGGCTTCCTGATGGCTCAGGCCAGCAACGGGCTGGAAGCCTTGGAGAAGGTCAAAGCGCTGCGGCCGGCGCTCGTCCTGATGGATGTCGTCATGCCCTGCATGGACGGGATCGAAGCCACGCGCCGCCTGCGCGACATGCCGCAGTTTCGGGATCTGGCCATTATTGCCGTCTCTGCCGGCGCCTCGGGGAGCGATGCGGCGAAAAGCCTGGCGGCCGGCGCCGACGCCTTTCTGACCAAGCCGATCGACCTCAGCGGATTGTTGTCGCACATCGCGCGGCTTCTGAATATCGAGTGGTCTGACGAAACCGCTGACGCGCAAGCCGTGGAAATGGACTCCGCGGCTGCGCCCGCCGCCGACCTT